Proteins encoded together in one Terriglobus saanensis SP1PR4 window:
- a CDS encoding glycoside hydrolase family 31 protein, which produces MRSRESFLLKTSLTLKTSLTLILVTEALSAYGQQFKPTGHGVEASADGTVLQISALREDVLRVRMWKAGKESEDASWAVLPKARKSSVHVVAEPRGFHTQQLRVTIGTDLTLTVADLNGRVLQKDAEPVTWQGDRFRVRKDRTSEDSFFGLGDKPGPLDRSGQAFAMWNTDTFGWQETTDPIYKSIPFFIDFKNGRALGVLVDNTWRSFFDFGRENPNQISFGAPNGPIDYYLLYGPEPKQVVSAYAWLTGPTPLPPLWSLGFQQSRYSYYPASQLMEVAKRLRDDKIPSDALYLDIDFQNKNRPFTVDDEHYPHFSEMVKQLAQDHFHLVVITDLHIAHLPNADYAPYDSGTAGDQFVKNPDGSTYVGEVWPGPSVFPDFTQATTRAWWGTLYKDFTSMGVAGFWNDMNEPAVFGVPSKTMPDNIQHRIHEPGFAERTATHAEIHNVYGMENSRGTYEGLLALQPNVRPFVLTRASYAGGQRYAATWTGDNSSTWNHLRMTVPQIVNLGLSGFSMSGADVGGFAGSPSPDLLTKWIEVAAFQPIDRDHAAKGTRPHEVWADGPVHEAIRKRYIEERYRLMPYLYTAAEETSRDGLPIMQPLFLEFPHANANGRAMDLDTGGGEFLFGQHILVAPNPSPEEGAAYEVHLPPGTWYDYWSGERYERNQQMKTLDLEQRDKLTQEKPLMVTPTLEALPVYVRGGSIIPMAPLTQSVDETPQGPLTVRIYLASDAKEPCAGEVYTDDGKSFDYRKGQYARVHFACAQQADGSLQISVLPQEGKYTPWWKSYRFEVLGWTPKEKKAEVSGRSTSLETDGATAKVTSEAKRNGLQIILR; this is translated from the coding sequence ATGCGATCACGCGAATCTTTCCTTTTAAAGACTTCCCTCACTTTAAAGACTTCCCTCACTCTCATTCTCGTCACGGAGGCTCTCTCGGCCTATGGTCAGCAGTTCAAACCGACGGGACACGGAGTCGAGGCAAGCGCGGACGGAACCGTCCTTCAGATCTCGGCACTGCGTGAGGATGTTCTGCGAGTGCGGATGTGGAAGGCGGGCAAGGAGTCTGAGGACGCATCCTGGGCCGTATTGCCGAAAGCACGGAAGAGTTCAGTCCACGTCGTCGCAGAACCTCGGGGGTTCCACACGCAGCAGCTTCGCGTGACCATCGGTACAGACCTCACGCTGACTGTCGCGGACCTGAACGGAAGAGTTTTGCAGAAGGATGCGGAGCCAGTGACATGGCAAGGCGATCGATTCCGTGTGCGTAAGGACCGGACGTCCGAGGACAGCTTCTTCGGCTTGGGCGACAAGCCCGGTCCACTCGACCGCAGCGGCCAGGCTTTCGCCATGTGGAATACCGACACCTTCGGCTGGCAGGAGACGACCGACCCCATCTATAAGAGCATTCCCTTCTTCATAGACTTCAAGAACGGCAGGGCCCTTGGCGTTCTGGTCGATAACACATGGAGAAGCTTCTTCGACTTTGGCCGCGAGAACCCGAATCAGATCTCCTTTGGGGCCCCCAACGGCCCCATCGACTATTACCTTCTCTACGGTCCGGAACCAAAGCAGGTCGTGAGCGCCTACGCCTGGCTGACTGGACCCACGCCGCTTCCCCCTCTGTGGTCCCTCGGGTTTCAGCAGTCTCGCTACAGCTACTATCCCGCATCGCAACTAATGGAGGTCGCGAAACGCCTCCGCGACGACAAGATTCCGAGCGATGCCCTCTACCTGGATATCGACTTCCAGAACAAGAACCGCCCCTTCACCGTAGACGACGAGCACTACCCCCACTTTTCGGAGATGGTGAAGCAGCTTGCGCAGGACCACTTCCACCTCGTAGTCATCACCGACCTGCACATCGCTCATCTACCGAATGCTGACTACGCTCCCTACGACAGCGGCACCGCCGGAGACCAGTTCGTGAAGAATCCGGATGGTTCGACCTACGTGGGAGAGGTATGGCCCGGGCCGTCGGTCTTTCCGGACTTCACTCAGGCCACCACACGTGCCTGGTGGGGAACGCTCTACAAGGACTTCACCTCCATGGGCGTGGCTGGTTTCTGGAACGATATGAACGAACCGGCAGTCTTTGGAGTTCCGAGCAAGACCATGCCGGACAACATTCAGCACCGCATCCACGAACCGGGATTTGCGGAGAGAACTGCGACCCACGCGGAGATCCATAATGTCTATGGGATGGAGAACTCGCGCGGTACGTACGAAGGTCTTCTGGCGCTGCAACCGAATGTGCGGCCCTTCGTGCTGACGCGCGCAAGCTATGCCGGTGGCCAGCGCTATGCCGCAACGTGGACGGGGGACAATAGTTCCACGTGGAACCATCTGCGGATGACCGTTCCCCAGATTGTGAACCTGGGTCTCAGCGGCTTCTCCATGTCCGGAGCTGACGTGGGCGGATTTGCAGGATCTCCGTCGCCCGATCTGCTCACAAAGTGGATCGAAGTGGCGGCTTTTCAGCCGATCGATCGTGACCACGCCGCCAAAGGGACACGTCCGCACGAGGTGTGGGCGGACGGCCCTGTGCATGAAGCCATCCGCAAGCGCTACATCGAGGAGCGCTACCGCCTGATGCCGTATCTTTACACTGCCGCTGAGGAGACTTCTCGCGATGGTCTGCCCATCATGCAGCCTCTCTTCCTTGAGTTTCCACATGCCAATGCGAACGGCCGCGCGATGGATTTGGACACGGGCGGCGGCGAGTTCCTTTTCGGGCAACACATCCTCGTCGCTCCGAATCCTTCCCCTGAAGAGGGGGCAGCGTACGAGGTGCATCTCCCTCCCGGAACCTGGTACGACTACTGGAGTGGCGAGCGCTACGAGCGGAACCAGCAGATGAAGACCCTCGACCTGGAGCAGCGAGACAAGCTGACGCAGGAGAAGCCTCTGATGGTGACGCCTACCCTGGAAGCCTTGCCCGTATACGTTCGCGGCGGAAGCATCATCCCGATGGCGCCGCTGACGCAGAGTGTGGATGAAACACCACAAGGACCTCTGACCGTCCGCATCTATCTTGCAAGCGATGCGAAGGAGCCATGCGCTGGCGAAGTCTACACAGACGACGGCAAGAGCTTCGACTATCGCAAGGGACAATATGCGCGTGTGCACTTTGCGTGCGCGCAGCAGGCAGACGGTTCGCTTCAGATCAGCGTGCTTCCGCAGGAAGGAAAGTACACGCCGTGGTGGAAGAGCTATCGCTTCGAGGTTCTCGGCTGGACTCCGAAGGAGAAGAAGGCCGAGGTCTCAGGAAGATCCACGTCTCTGGAGACGGATGGCGCGACCGCAAAGGTCACCTCAGAAGCTAAACGAAACGGCCTGCAGATTATCCTGAGATAA
- a CDS encoding glycoside hydrolase family 28 protein — MIRTASFALPFFCSFALSVLAQDTRHVAEPVIPPACIVLRAQLHAEKNTLREADEQRLDTDRIQKAIDTCGSGRAVALRTDGAANAFLTGPLELREGVTLLVEKGVTLYASRDPKLYDTQPGGCGTSGPDSRPCRPLLSVKDVKNAAIMGEGTIDGRGGSTLLGKTYSWWQQSRAAEPTNLKYSAPRLLVASHADGLILYRIRLHNSANFHVAVNGTDGFTAWGVHLLTPTIRGTDARNTDGIDPGSSQNVTITKSWIDNGDDNIAIKAGVHHMSVIDNHFYSGHGMSMGSEARDESEILVDTLTLDHTTSGIRIKSNVQRGGMVRGVVYRNLCMRDVAVPISISPFYNGQTTDGIDDLGLKGSFTPDYKGIRVENVLSLTPGIVQVAGLNPEHPTEITLDGVEVRGVKPEQVRARYSNITFGPKGANFTFSGTGVTNTPPAPKLQMDFSCANKFVPYQD, encoded by the coding sequence GTGATTCGAACAGCCTCTTTTGCCCTTCCTTTCTTTTGTTCGTTTGCCCTGTCTGTGCTCGCGCAGGACACACGCCACGTGGCGGAGCCGGTTATTCCACCGGCATGCATTGTCCTGAGGGCGCAGCTTCACGCCGAGAAGAATACTCTCCGTGAAGCGGATGAACAGCGGCTCGACACCGATCGCATTCAGAAGGCGATCGACACGTGCGGCAGCGGAAGGGCCGTAGCGTTGCGCACCGACGGGGCCGCGAATGCCTTCCTAACCGGGCCTCTCGAACTGCGGGAGGGAGTCACGCTGCTCGTTGAAAAGGGCGTGACGCTCTACGCTTCGCGCGACCCCAAACTCTATGACACGCAGCCGGGCGGCTGTGGCACCTCTGGGCCTGACAGCCGACCGTGCAGGCCGTTGCTCAGCGTGAAGGATGTAAAGAACGCGGCGATCATGGGCGAGGGAACCATCGACGGTCGCGGTGGAAGCACGCTGCTTGGAAAGACCTATAGCTGGTGGCAGCAGTCTCGCGCCGCCGAGCCTACAAATCTGAAGTACTCCGCGCCACGCTTACTGGTGGCCAGTCATGCCGACGGTTTGATTCTCTACCGCATCCGTCTGCATAACTCAGCGAATTTCCACGTTGCGGTGAACGGAACGGACGGCTTCACGGCGTGGGGTGTCCATCTTCTGACTCCCACCATTCGCGGCACGGATGCACGCAACACGGACGGCATCGATCCCGGCTCATCACAGAACGTGACCATCACCAAAAGCTGGATCGACAACGGCGACGACAATATCGCGATCAAGGCCGGCGTCCACCACATGAGTGTGATCGACAATCATTTTTACAGTGGCCACGGGATGTCCATGGGGTCAGAGGCTCGTGACGAGTCGGAGATTCTTGTGGATACGTTGACGCTCGACCACACGACCAGCGGCATTCGCATCAAGAGCAACGTGCAGCGCGGCGGTATGGTGCGGGGTGTGGTCTATCGCAACCTCTGCATGCGCGACGTGGCAGTTCCGATCTCGATCAGCCCGTTCTATAACGGCCAGACAACCGACGGGATCGACGATCTCGGTTTGAAAGGATCGTTCACGCCCGACTATAAGGGCATCCGTGTCGAAAATGTTTTGAGTCTGACTCCCGGTATCGTGCAGGTTGCAGGCCTGAACCCTGAGCATCCGACGGAGATCACGTTGGATGGTGTGGAGGTCCGAGGTGTGAAGCCGGAGCAGGTCCGCGCTCGCTACAGCAATATTACGTTCGGTCCCAAGGGTGCGAACTTTACCTTCAGCGGTACAGGTGTGACGAACACGCCTCCCGCACCGAAGCTTCAGATGGACTTTTCGTGCGCGAATAAGTTCGTGCCGTATCAGGATTAG
- a CDS encoding pectinesterase family protein, producing the protein MSRTCAFFTFALATLCVTSSLTAESMKRVTVSASGDTDFHTLQEAVDHAPSTGEIILLAPGRYREKIHITTPNIRLIGVGKRPQDVVLSWNDSARRAGGTGKSGSVSVDADGFAAENLTIENTWEMENERTEEGAQAVALLLNSDRAVLDNVRLLGAQDTLYANSRTCHENLPKDGSVPPPGQTACSASREYFRNCYIEGHVDYIFGDAKAVFDHCEMHSRHHDTVMLTAQSRHFPEEDSGYFFLHSRITGEDVGDKVVLGRPWRDYSTVLFYDTDVQQKLSADGWSEWAGRLKTSSYHEYKSHGPGVNGGHRIVNYPPLSAAEEEQLTPTGLLGGKDHWNPMEEANRLRERR; encoded by the coding sequence GTGTCACGCACCTGTGCTTTTTTCACCTTTGCCCTCGCCACTTTGTGCGTCACATCTTCTCTGACTGCGGAATCGATGAAGCGGGTTACCGTCTCCGCCTCTGGCGACACTGACTTCCACACGTTGCAGGAGGCCGTCGATCATGCGCCGTCCACAGGAGAGATTATTCTTTTGGCTCCTGGCCGATATCGAGAAAAGATTCACATCACCACACCCAACATCCGGTTGATCGGCGTTGGGAAGAGGCCGCAGGATGTGGTGCTGAGTTGGAACGACTCCGCCCGCAGGGCGGGGGGCACGGGCAAGAGTGGGAGCGTGAGTGTGGATGCGGACGGCTTCGCCGCCGAAAACCTCACGATTGAAAACACATGGGAGATGGAGAACGAACGTACAGAAGAAGGTGCGCAGGCGGTAGCCCTGCTTCTCAATTCGGACCGCGCCGTGCTGGACAACGTACGACTGCTGGGCGCGCAGGATACGCTCTATGCGAACAGCCGCACCTGCCACGAGAACCTGCCGAAGGATGGCAGCGTTCCACCTCCGGGGCAGACGGCCTGCAGCGCATCCCGTGAATACTTCCGTAACTGCTATATCGAGGGTCACGTCGATTACATCTTCGGTGATGCCAAGGCGGTTTTTGACCATTGCGAGATGCACTCGCGGCATCATGACACCGTAATGCTGACGGCACAGAGCAGGCACTTTCCTGAAGAGGACTCCGGCTATTTCTTCCTGCACAGCCGCATCACCGGCGAGGACGTTGGGGACAAAGTTGTTCTGGGCCGTCCGTGGCGCGACTACTCCACCGTGCTTTTCTACGACACAGACGTACAGCAGAAGCTGAGCGCGGATGGCTGGTCGGAGTGGGCTGGACGTCTGAAGACCAGTTCGTACCACGAGTACAAATCGCACGGGCCGGGAGTGAACGGGGGCCATCGCATCGTGAACTATCCTCCGCTTTCGGCTGCGGAAGAAGAGCAGCTTACGCCGACGGGCCTACTTGGCGGAAAAGACCATTGGAATCCCATGGAGGAGGCGAATCGTCTCCGCGAACGCCGGTAG
- a CDS encoding DUF6988 family protein, translating into MHSFAHAAILTRMITNGPLFRNIKRSNDFRNFVVRGDWYFGQVPSYRSLLTGALFDVASEHHASIGHLLLSRRSSSAQALLRPLVETALRVMWIMKCSDSQIDAIKNKRGKRDGWLDLAHTITEIESQYRSEKFLKKYFPNTDFLDDLTHGGMGLAIGKLAVLLDLQKESFEKDANFCIFTADRTLVLMSLAYFTNVGNKVHTNALSAYYAAVFDEFEHASAV; encoded by the coding sequence ATGCACTCATTCGCTCACGCTGCTATTCTGACGCGGATGATTACGAACGGGCCACTTTTTCGAAACATCAAGAGAAGCAACGATTTTCGCAACTTTGTTGTTCGTGGCGACTGGTATTTTGGGCAGGTTCCCTCCTACCGCAGCCTACTCACTGGAGCGCTCTTCGACGTTGCTTCGGAGCATCATGCTTCGATTGGACATCTCCTGCTTTCCCGGCGATCTTCCAGCGCGCAGGCGTTGCTTCGCCCACTTGTGGAAACTGCGCTGCGCGTGATGTGGATCATGAAGTGTTCGGACTCTCAGATCGACGCGATCAAGAATAAGCGTGGCAAGCGAGACGGCTGGCTGGATCTTGCGCATACGATTACTGAGATTGAAAGTCAGTACCGGAGCGAGAAATTTCTAAAGAAGTACTTTCCGAATACCGATTTCCTTGACGATCTGACCCACGGCGGCATGGGACTGGCGATAGGAAAACTCGCGGTTCTGCTCGATCTCCAGAAGGAGTCTTTCGAGAAGGACGCTAATTTCTGCATCTTCACGGCAGACAGGACTCTCGTTCTCATGAGCCTGGCTTACTTCACCAATGTGGGAAATAAGGTGCATACGAATGCTCTGAGTGCTTATTACGCTGCGGTATTCGACGAATTCGAGCACGCCTCTGCCGTATAA
- a CDS encoding TIGR03118 family protein, with protein sequence MRVSSERNQEKTAPLQKLAAVQRKIVAGLLAAVFCGVASLHAGAQAFSVTNILSDGSVPATTVDPNFINPWGVSASPVWWISAAGTGYNYVVQPSGTIAFKVIVPLGAVPTANGLPSGSVTAAGSTGLLLPNGTAPSFLFSTLDGTISGWNSKLGTNNAHAQIVVNNSATSASYTGLALLNTANGSFLLAPNFATAAVEVYDSTYKAAKLAGTFTDPNLPANYAPFSIHILGTQIFIAYTQRTATAPFRSQDGVGVGVLDVFDTAGNFVTRAVTGGNLNSPWGVAFAPANFGIYSNDLLVGNFGDGKINVYDPKTYAYVGQVMDSTGKSLVYASLWDLLTGGTKVTGSASVSGGDLSTVYFTAGLDKEAHGLLGAISSTSTGGASTFGFTTADSALIVKAGSSVNTSISVAPVNGFSGSVTLTCTGLPVGATCTFAPSQLSVSPTAAAISTVTIQTTSTMGALRPFNKGRPGSGIALASLVPFVSLLCWRKKRPGASLLRALLFVCAGSIAFLAGCGDTTIPTPAGSSSVAIVATSGATSQQTMVALTVQ encoded by the coding sequence ATGCGCGTGTCGAGTGAACGGAATCAAGAAAAAACCGCACCGTTGCAAAAGCTTGCCGCGGTGCAACGGAAGATCGTCGCAGGACTCTTAGCCGCGGTATTTTGTGGCGTAGCCTCTCTGCACGCGGGGGCGCAAGCCTTCAGTGTAACCAACATACTTTCGGATGGATCGGTGCCTGCGACAACGGTCGATCCGAACTTCATCAATCCTTGGGGTGTCTCTGCAAGTCCTGTTTGGTGGATCAGCGCTGCAGGCACCGGTTACAACTACGTCGTGCAACCCTCTGGAACGATTGCCTTCAAAGTCATCGTTCCTCTCGGAGCAGTGCCGACTGCAAATGGATTACCGTCCGGCTCCGTAACAGCAGCAGGATCGACGGGTCTCCTGCTCCCGAACGGAACGGCACCCAGCTTCCTCTTCTCCACGCTGGACGGAACGATCTCCGGTTGGAACTCAAAGCTCGGCACCAACAATGCGCACGCACAGATCGTGGTCAACAATAGCGCCACCAGCGCGTCCTATACCGGCCTGGCGCTCCTCAACACTGCGAATGGAAGCTTCCTGTTAGCGCCCAACTTTGCGACGGCCGCAGTCGAGGTATACGACTCCACCTATAAAGCAGCGAAGCTTGCCGGGACTTTCACCGACCCAAATCTTCCGGCAAATTATGCACCGTTTTCCATCCATATTTTAGGGACGCAGATCTTCATCGCATACACCCAACGCACAGCAACGGCACCGTTTCGATCGCAGGATGGCGTTGGTGTGGGTGTCCTCGATGTCTTTGACACAGCAGGCAACTTCGTAACGCGTGCCGTGACGGGCGGCAACCTGAACTCCCCCTGGGGCGTGGCCTTCGCGCCTGCGAACTTCGGGATCTACAGCAACGATCTGCTGGTCGGAAACTTCGGCGACGGCAAGATCAATGTCTACGACCCGAAGACCTACGCCTACGTCGGACAAGTGATGGACAGCACAGGCAAATCACTCGTCTATGCCAGCCTGTGGGACCTGCTGACCGGTGGGACTAAGGTGACGGGCAGTGCTTCCGTCAGCGGAGGCGATCTCAGCACCGTGTATTTCACGGCAGGTTTGGATAAAGAAGCACACGGCCTGCTGGGCGCAATTTCAAGCACGTCCACAGGCGGTGCATCGACGTTCGGCTTCACCACTGCGGACAGCGCGCTCATCGTCAAGGCGGGAAGCTCGGTCAACACCTCCATCAGCGTTGCGCCCGTTAACGGCTTCAGTGGGAGTGTGACGCTCACCTGCACCGGCCTGCCCGTGGGTGCGACCTGCACCTTCGCGCCCAGTCAGCTGAGTGTGTCTCCCACGGCAGCAGCGATTAGCACCGTGACGATCCAGACAACTTCCACCATGGGTGCGCTTCGTCCGTTCAACAAGGGCCGACCGGGTTCGGGCATCGCCCTGGCCTCGCTGGTCCCCTTCGTGTCGCTGCTGTGCTGGCGGAAGAAGCGACCGGGAGCTTCATTACTGCGTGCACTTTTGTTTGTGTGCGCAGGAAGCATCGCGTTCCTGGCTGGCTGCGGGGACACCACCATCCCCACACCTGCGGGAAGCTCCAGCGTAGCCATCGTTGCCACCTCGGGCGCGACAAGTCAGCAGACCATGGTCGCGTTAACGGTTCAATAG
- a CDS encoding substrate-binding domain-containing protein, whose translation MSSQKKESPSIQPAHVHAVRDNTVQSVVRACEILKYVQASTEEVSLDEVCKHTKLTRPTAYRLLCTLVSCGVLERVSKNNYRPSGKQGLKRKLRFGYASQSEEFSFSRLVSDSIRSSAYRAGIDLLVLNNQYNPKAAVRNADVFVREHVDLVIEFQTVHQSASLVASKILEAGIPMIAIDIPHPGATYYGADNYKAGIIGGRALGHACVQQWGGAVDEVILLELPIAGPLPRTRMIATLAGIREILPKLPDEKAIFLDGKGRFEDSLLAVRKHLYKSTSKKILLAALNDPSCLGGLQAFEEFGRSEHCLAVGQNASIEARREMRRPNSRLIGSVGYFPERYGEAVIALAVDRVQGREIPSAAFVKHRLITAANVDVAYPNDSQISSADTDSLLFSKH comes from the coding sequence ATGTCGTCTCAGAAGAAAGAAAGCCCCTCGATTCAGCCAGCACATGTTCATGCCGTTCGAGACAACACAGTGCAGTCCGTCGTCAGAGCGTGCGAGATCCTCAAATACGTGCAGGCCTCCACTGAGGAGGTAAGTCTCGACGAGGTTTGTAAACATACGAAGCTGACTCGCCCTACGGCCTACCGTCTGCTCTGCACTCTCGTAAGCTGCGGTGTCCTGGAAAGGGTCTCCAAGAACAATTACAGACCGTCAGGCAAGCAGGGCCTGAAGAGAAAGCTGCGCTTTGGGTATGCTTCGCAGAGTGAAGAGTTCTCCTTCTCCAGGTTGGTTTCCGACAGCATCCGCAGCAGCGCTTACCGTGCTGGGATCGACCTGCTTGTTCTGAACAATCAATACAATCCAAAGGCCGCCGTCCGGAATGCCGACGTCTTCGTTCGCGAGCACGTGGATCTCGTCATCGAATTCCAGACAGTTCACCAGAGCGCTTCGCTGGTCGCTTCCAAAATTCTCGAGGCGGGAATTCCGATGATCGCGATCGATATTCCACATCCCGGCGCTACCTACTACGGCGCGGATAACTACAAGGCAGGGATCATCGGAGGCCGGGCATTAGGCCATGCCTGTGTTCAACAGTGGGGTGGCGCAGTAGACGAAGTCATTTTGCTGGAGCTTCCCATCGCCGGTCCTCTGCCTCGGACGCGCATGATCGCGACGCTTGCGGGGATCCGCGAAATCCTGCCGAAGTTGCCGGATGAGAAGGCGATCTTCCTGGATGGCAAAGGAAGGTTCGAAGACAGTCTCCTGGCCGTGAGAAAACATCTCTACAAAAGCACGTCAAAGAAGATCCTGCTCGCCGCGCTGAATGACCCCAGCTGCCTTGGAGGTCTGCAGGCCTTTGAAGAATTTGGCCGCTCAGAGCATTGTCTGGCCGTAGGTCAAAACGCGAGTATCGAAGCGAGGCGCGAGATGAGACGACCGAACTCTCGTCTCATCGGATCGGTCGGATATTTTCCCGAACGCTATGGAGAGGCCGTGATCGCACTGGCTGTCGATCGAGTCCAGGGTCGGGAGATCCCCTCTGCCGCCTTCGTCAAGCACCGGCTGATTACAGCGGCCAATGTGGACGTGGCCTATCCCAACGACTCCCAGATCAGCTCCGCAGATACGGATTCGCTGCTCTTCAGCAAGCACTAG